CCATTTTTAAAATACTGGTAGTCGTGAAGCAATTAATGTGTTCTAACGGAGCTATTACATTTAATGAATTTGCCGATCCTTTCAGCGCGTCCCAATCTAAAATAGTTAACAGCTTTTGAATGTTACTTCCGTCAGGAACACAGATTCTGATATATCCGTCACTATTTAAAGAACGTATTAGTTTTTGAAGAATGGTGCGCGGATTAGGAACATGTTCAAAAACCTGGTCAGTATTAATAAAATCAAATTTTCTATCACCTATATTGTTGAAATCCAAATTGGAAATCCCATTTGATTCTGCATAAGCAATTCTTTTAGGAGAAAGTTCGCATCCATAAACATTGCATCCAAAGGCTTTCGCAATTTGCAGCCAGTTTCCCCAACCCATGCCAAAATCTAATACAGTTATCTTTTTCGGTTTCTTATTTATCAACCGCAGATATCGGTATATTTTTTTCATGTGTACTACATAATAATCTAACGGATAATTCATTTCAAAAATCTCAAATGTCTGATCGGGGTCCAGCCATACTTCATACAGCTCATTCATTAATGCATCATTCGGGATTTCAACTTGAAAAACGCAGGTACAGGAGTTGCATTTTGCTAGAGCATAGTCAGCATCCTTAACTTTTGAATAATCGTAATTGCCTTGCTTAGAATAAAAATTTTGCAGATATTTTTTTAAGACATCAGACGAATAGGGCTTTCTGTACACTTCTGTACAATCAGTGCTTTCACACACAGGACATTGGTTGCGGGATTCGAAAAGTGGGCTCATCTTTTTTTTTAAGAGAACCGCCCTGTTTTTATTATACAAAGCGGCTATATCCTGCAATTATACAAAAGTTACAGATTGTATGTTTTTAGGTTATAGTGGCTTCATGGCGTTCTCAAGAAAATCAAGGTTTTAAGAGGCAAATAGGGTTCTGAGTCGAATTTGACATAGAATGGATTTGTTAGGGGAAAGGCACCCTAACGCAGGATCCGACATTTTTTCTTAAAATAGCTTGCAAAAGTCGTCTGAGCCTTTATCTTTGCGCCTCCATTTTTGAGATGGTAGCCAACTTTTCTTCCGTAAGTATGCAAGCCGGCAGGCGCGAACACGGAATCCAGGCGTTAATTATCTCGAAAATCAACACCGGACTCGTTGAGTAAAATTTATTTATTCTAAATCTAAATTGCTACATGGCTATCAGAAGAGATCAAAAGCAGCGCGCTGATTTTAACAAAATCACCATCACCTTGGCTTCGCCCGATTCTATTCTCGGACGTTCAAATGGTGAAATCAAAAAACCCGAAACGATTAACTACCGTACGTACAAACCCGAAATGGAAGGTTTGTTCTGCGAGCGTGTTTTCGGACCTACCAAAGATTATGAGTGTTATTGCGGTAAGTACAAAAGAATCCGTTACAAAGGCATCGTTTGCGACCGCTACGATGTAGAAGTTACAGAAAAGAAAGTTCGCCGCGAACGTATGGGTCACATTAAATTGACTGTGCCTATCGTTCACATCTGGTATTTCAAATCCCTGCCAAACAAAATTGGTTACTTATTAGGGATGTCTTCCAAAAAGTTGGAAAGCGTTGTTTATTATGAAAAGTATGTGGTCGTTCAACCGGGTAAAGCTGCCAACGGTGTTACCCTGATGACCGAGAAAGGTGAGGAGAAAAGAAACGTTGGCTATCTAGACCTGCTGTCTGAAGAAGAATATATGTCGGCCTTCGATAATGAGGAGTTGAAAAACAACCACATGTTGGAGGATACTGACCCAAATAAGTTTATCGCCAAGATGGGTGCTGATGCTGTGAAAGAATTGCTTTCCCGCATCAACCTGAACGAATTATCTTATGAACTTCGCCATGCAGCGGCCAATGAAACCTCTCGTCAGCGCAAGGCAGAAGCTTTGAAGCGTTTGAGCGTGGTAGAAATGTTCCGCGAAGCAGAAGAGCGTGGCGAAAATAAACCAGAGTGGATGGTGGTTCAGTATCTGCCGGTTATTCCACCTGAGTTGCGTCCTTTAGTTCCTTTGGACGGGGGGCGTTTTGCGTCTTCCGATTTGAATGATTTATATAGAAGAGTGATTATCAGAAACAACCGTCTTAAAAGACTGTTGGAAATCAAGGCACCTGAAGTAATTCTGCGCAATGAAAAGCGCATGTTACAAGAGGCCGTGGATTCTCTTTTCGATAACTCACGTAAGTCTAACGCGGTTAAAGCGGAAGGTGGTCGTGCGTTGAAATCACTTTCTGATGTATTAAAAGGAAAACAAGGACGTTTCCGTCAGAATTTGTTAGGAAAGCGGGTGGACTATTCTGGTCGTTCGGTCATTGTCGTTGGACCCGAATTAAAACTACATGAGTGTGGTCTTCCGAAGGATATGGCTGCGGAGTTATTCAAGCCGTTTATTATCCGCAAATTGATTGAAAGAGGTATTGTCAAGACGGTTAA
This portion of the Bacteroidota bacterium genome encodes:
- a CDS encoding class I SAM-dependent methyltransferase — encoded protein: MSPLFESRNQCPVCESTDCTEVYRKPYSSDVLKKYLQNFYSKQGNYDYSKVKDADYALAKCNSCTCVFQVEIPNDALMNELYEVWLDPDQTFEIFEMNYPLDYYVVHMKKIYRYLRLINKKPKKITVLDFGMGWGNWLQIAKAFGCNVYGCELSPKRIAYAESNGISNLDFNNIGDRKFDFINTDQVFEHVPNPRTILQKLIRSLNSDGYIRICVPDGSNIQKLLTILDWDALKGSANSLNVIAPLEHINCFTTTSILKMGSDLGLEPVYVPDYPRIDEKITPLEKGEKLSLIKSSTISLIKDIIRPVYSKLKKSNAEEISFRGSDILFRFKKQ